One Drechmeria coniospora strain ARSEF 6962 chromosome 01, whole genome shotgun sequence genomic region harbors:
- a CDS encoding Smr domain protein, which translates to MAGESDGHVQKLVASFHTLLDEALIVAIASDYNLEDSSAYDAAHLTLQGLAQTVRSDEATGFNPSGIPVLVDGEVDKIIYEPASTSGSCLTSLSHCTDPSSTDTSSAPESSAGLPRVTTFDDDSDESKVLLLQSMFSDLKPYTITYSVRKANGNFQAALDDLLNVQYLRSTGQELKGVDGFFTPDDSAPSRTKRRKRAKNRLTPSSDLSRDCSPSPRIDSNDQDEIEYIAERFGIRSGEVCEAYYKTGQSKGATVVELLDQYISHGIEAQDEAGRQQARELTRKYRHVPDAYMSTIVHVTGSVSQFADDLAALLNKHFSDLPKRQKLDLTHRLSPLPPEDIEDGWILKSGRDATKQLTHKPASMNFEEAAQIANRHHQARMDSIASAAQLRRRGASSPLYRQAAGFYTDRAREQARQAQKSTSVAADLLVETQSTAGSIDLHGVLVHDGVRIALQRTQDWWHDLGDSRPRKAKEHGFTVITGLGRHSAGGVSQLRQAVAAALLQDGWKFHVESADILDMATRLERNESRGDS; encoded by the exons ATGGCCGGTGAATCAGATGGTCACGTTCAGAAATTGGTG GCCTCCTTTCACACGCTGCTCGATGAGGCGCTCATTGTCGCCATCGCAAGCGATTATAACCTCGAGGACTCGTCAGCATATGATGCTGCCCACCTCACACTCCAAGGCTTAGCACAAACTGTTCGCAGCGATGAGGCCACCGGATTCAACCCTAGCGGGATCCCCGTTTTAGTTGACGGAGAGGTGGACAAGATCATCTATGAGCCTGCTTCTACAAGCGGTAGCTGTCTTACCTCACTGTCTCACTGCACAGACCCCTCCAGTACAGACACCTCTTCCGCGCCAGAATCATCTGCCGGCCTTCCCCGCGTTACGACCTTTGATGATGACAGCGACGAGTCCAAAGTCCTGTTGCTGCAGTCCATGTTTTCGGATCTCAAGCCGTACACTATCACGTATTCTGTCAGGAAGGCAAACGGGAATTTCCAAGCCGCCTTGGATGACCTCCTCAACGTTCAATACCTCAGGTCAACCGGTCAAGAGTTGAAGGGCGTGGACGGGTTTTTCACACCCGACGATTCGGCCCCATCCAGGACCAAGCGCAGGAAAAGGGCCAAAAACAGACTGACGCCGAGTTCGGATCTGTCGCGTGACTGCTCGCCATCTCCCCGCATCGATTCCAACG ATCAGGACGAAATCGAGTACATTGCCGAGAGGTTTGGCATCCGTTCCGGCGAGGTATGTGAGGCGTATTACAAGACTGGGCAGTCCAAAGGCGCAACGGTTGTTGAACTGCTGGATCAATACATATCGCACGGCATCGAGGCTCAAGACGAGGCAGGAAGGCAGCAGGCCCGAGAGCTGACGCGAAAGTACCGCCATGTGCCGGATGCATATATGTCGACCATTGTCCATGTCACCGGCTCCGTGTCACAGTTTGCCGATGACCTGGCTGCGCTCCTAAACAAGCACTTTTCCGACCTGCCGAAGCGCCAGAAGCTGGATCTCACCCACAGACTATCGCCACTGCCCCCCGAGGACATTGAGGATGGTTGGATACTCAAGTCCGGGCGCGATGCCACCAAGCAGTTGACCCACAAGCCAGCATCAATGAATTTCGAGGAGGCAGCGCAAATAGCCAACCGTCACCATCAAGCCAGAATGGACTCGatcgcctcggcggcccaGCTCCGCCGACGTGGAGCCTCGAGCCCGCTGTACAGACAAGCGGCAGGGTTCTATACCGACCGAGCCCGTGAGCAGGCGAGGCAAGCTCAAAAGTCCacgtccgtcgccgccgacttgCTTGTCGAGACGCAGAGCACAGCCGGGTCGATCGACCTGCACGGCGTACTTGTCCACGACGGCGTGCGCATCGCTCTCCAGAGGACTCAAGACTGGTGGCATGACCTGGGAGATTCTCGACCCcgcaaggccaaggagcatGGCTTCACCGTCATCacaggcctcggccgccatagcgccggcggcgtgtcGCAGCTGAggcaggccgtcgccgccgcactCTTGCAGGACGGATGGAAGTTTCATGTCGAATCAG CGGATATTTTGGACATGGCCACCAGGCTCGAGAGGAACGAGTCGCGGGGAGATTCATGA
- a CDS encoding NADH-ubiquinone oxidoreductase 51 kDa subunit has translation MLSTKAAPRKAVSLSRTAVRGLATVQDGTPVRTYGGLKDQDRIFQNLYGRFPADLKSAKKMGDWHKTKEILLKGHDWIINEVKASGLRGRGGAGFPSGLKWSFMNFKDWDKDTKPRYLVVNADEGEPGTCKDREIMRKDPHKLIEGCLVAGRAMNATAAYIYIRGEFVLEADVLQNAINEAYSDGLIGKNACGSGYDFDVFIHRGGGAYVCGEETSLIESLEGKPGKPRLKPPFPAAVGLFGCPSTVANVETVAVAPTICRRGGSWFAGFGRERNQGTKLFCISGHVNNPCTVEEEMSIPLRELIDKHCGGVRGGWDNLQAVIPGGSSTPILPKSICDDQLMDFDALKDSQSGLGTAAVIVMDKSADVVRAIARLSHFYRHESCGQCTPCREGSKWTEQIMSRFEKGQGREREIDMLQELTKQVEGHTICALGEAFAWPIQGLIRHFRPELEARMQKFAQQNGGPALAGGWESNSKAQGKLISPGQ, from the exons ATGCTGTCGACGAAAGCGGCGCCCAGAAAGGCTGTGAGCCTCTCACGGACCGCCGTGAGGGGTCTGGCCACGGTGCAGGATGGCACTCCTGTCCGCACATACGGTGGTCTCAAGGACCAGGATCGTATTTTCCAGAATCTCTACGGCCGATTTCCCGCCGACCTCAAGAGTGCCAAAAAGATGGGCGACTGGCACAAGACCAAGGAGATTCTCCTCAAGGGCCACGACTGGATCATCAACGAGGTCAAAGCCTCGGGCCTGCGAGGACGCGGCGGTGCCGGCTTTCCCTCGGGTCTCAAATGG TCATTCATGAACTTCAAGGACTGGGACAAGGACACGAAGCCACGATATCTCGtcgtcaacgccgacgaAGGCGAGCCCGGCACGTGCAAGGATCGTGAGATCATGCGCAAGGACCCCCACAAGCTCATCGAGGGCTGCCTTGTCGCCGGCCGAGCGATGAACGCTACGGCCGCCTACATCTACATCCGTGGCGAGTTCGTTCTCGAAGCCGACGTCCTCCAGAATGCCATCAACGAGGCCTACAGCGACGGGCTCATCGGCAAGAACGCCTGCGGCTCCGGTTACGACTTTGACGTCTTCATTcaccgaggaggcggcgctTACGTCTGCGGCGAGGAGACGTCCCTCATCGAGTCGCTCGAGGGCAAGCCGGGCAAGCCGCGATTGAAGCCGCCgttccccgccgccgtcggtctcTTCGGCTGCCCCTCGACCGTCGCCAACGTCGAGACGGTGGCGGTCGCGCCCACCATttgccgtcgcggcggcagctggtTCGCCGGCTTTGGCCGTGAGCGGAATCAGGGCACCAAGCTGTTTTGCATCTCGGGACACGTCAACAACCCCTgcacggtcgaggaggaaaTGTCGATCCCATTGCGCGAGCTGATCGACAAGCACTGCGGTGGCGTTCGGGGTGGATGGGACAACCTTCAAGCCGTCATCCCCGgcggctcctcgacgccgatccTGCCCAAGAGCATCTGCGACGACCAACTGATGGATTTCGACGCTCTCAAGGACAGCCAGTCGGGTCTTGGCACGgctgccgtcatcgtcatggACAAgagcgccgacgtcgtccgcgCCATCGCCCGCCTGAGCCACTTTTACCGCCACGAGAGCTGCGGCCAGTGCACGCCCTGCCGAGAGGGCAGCAAGTGGACCGAGCAGATCATGTCACGATTCGAGAAGGGCCAGGGCCGTGAGCGGGAAATCGACATGCTTCAGGAGCTGACGAAGCAGGTGGAGGGACACACCATCTGCG CCTTGGGAGAAGCGTTTGCTTGGCCTATTCAAGGCTTGATCCGCCACTTCCGACCCGAGCTGGAGGCGCGGATGCAGAAGTTTGCGCAGCAAAACGGCGGACCGGCGTTGGCCGGCGGATGGGAGAGCAATTCGAAGGCGCAAGGAAAGTTGATTTCTCCTGGCCAGTGA
- a CDS encoding transferase hexapeptide domain protein produces MSSKRHSVLPAIDRSGPKPPVHFSSSLIISDNAILQGSHSITMQSESAVHPRSRIESTIGSVLVGRRCIIHERAHIGARPKDLSHAQAGGVVLGDYVVVEVGSVIEAGGTEIGDGTTLQVGSRIGSGAKIGKHCTISSLSVIPPGEVLPDFTTVYSNGLRRMDKRDMGEMRKAGLVKQIAVLRKLIPSDPEKFK; encoded by the exons ATGTCGAGCAAGAGGCACTCCGTTCTCCCGGCCATCGATCGCAGCGGGCCCAAGCCGCCTGTTcacttctcctcctcgctcatCATCTCCGACAATGCCATACTGCAAGGTTCACATTCGATAACGATGCAGTCGGAGAGTGCGGTGCACCCACGATCCAGGATCGAGTCGACGATTGgcagcgtcctcgtcggtcgGCGGTGCATCATTCACGAACGAGCACATATCGGCGCACGCCCCAAGGACCTGAGCCATGCCCAGGCGGGAGGCGTTGTCTTGGGGGATTACGTCGTCGTGGAAGTCGGCTCCGTCATCGAGGCTGGAGGAACCGAAATTGGCGATGGGACGACTCTACAAGTCGGCAGCAGAATTGGAAGCGGCGCCAAAATTGGCAAG CACTGCACCATCTCGAGTCTGTCTGTGATTCCGCCGGGAGAAGTCCTCCCCGATTTTACGACGGTATATTCGAATGGCCTGCGGCGGATGGACAAGCGTGACATGGGCGAAATGCGCAAGGCCGGTTTGGTCAAGCAGATTGCCGTGTTACGAAAGTTGATACCCAGCGACCCAGAGAAATTCAAATGA
- a CDS encoding Fe-containing alcohol dehydrogenase has product MVAPVRVIPTAAKRASSLLRTIQYTHPPSCPCHSNPGHHHSAPGIVPRPRDAPRRYAIPTSVEVQKEYAFEMAASAIRFGPGVTQEVGMDLKNMGAKKVCVVTDSTVDKLDAMRQVREALAAEGIHFSVYSNVTIEPKDSSIKDAIAWARPYEADAYLAVGGGSVMDTAKLMNLYAAYPDADFLDFVNAPLGKGRPVDKPLKPLIAVPTTAGTGSETTGTAIFDLVSKRAKTGVAHRNMKPTLGICDPLNTRTMPAAVKASSGLDVLCHSLESWTAIPYNERTPRPANPIMRPAYQGANPISDIFSFHALRSTVKYLPRAVKDPDDFEAQSEMLFAATMAGVGFGNAGVHLCHGMSYPISGQNPGYKHEGYEVSVPIIPHGVSVAVSAPAVFRFTGASNPERHLQAAEAFGVDISNVKRESAGEVLAEALTKFLADLGDQPKGLKELGFGPEHIDALVEGTIPQARVLMFAPGLSKELEAERDQLRRLFEDAMTH; this is encoded by the exons ATGGTTGCCCCCGTGAGGGTGATCCCCACC GCGGCCAAGCGAGCCTCGAGCTTGCTCCGCACCATCCAGTACACCCACCCTCCCTCGTGCCCGTGCCATTCGAATCCGGGCCATCACCATTCTGCTCCCGGCATCGTTCCCCGGCCCAGGGACGCCCCGAGGCGCTATGCCATACCTACCAGCGTCGAGGTGCAGAAGGAGTATGCGTTCGAGATGGCCGCTTCGGCCATCCGCTTCGGTCCCGGGGTCACGCAGGAGGTCGGCATGGACTTGAAGAACATGGGTGCGAAGAAGGTCTgcgtcgtcaccgactcCACCGTGGACAAGCTTGATGCCATGCGGCAAGTCCGCGAGGCGCTGGCGGCGGAGGGCATCCATTTCTCCGTTTACTCCAACGTGACGATAGAGCCCAAGGACAGCTC CATCAAAGATGCCATAGCCTGGGCCAGGCCGTACGAGGCCGATGCCTatctcgccgtcggtggcggctCCGTCATGGACACTGCCAAGCTCATGAACCTTTACGCCGCCTATCCCGATGCCGACTTTCTCGACTTTGTCAACGCACCCCTCGGTAAGGGGCGGCCCGTGGATAAGCCACTCAAACCCCTCATTGCCgtcccgacgacggcgggaaCGGGCAGCgagacgacggggacggccATCTTTGATCTCGTCTCCAAGCGTGCAAAGACCGGCGTTGCGCACCGAAACATGAAGCCGACGCTGGGCATTTGCGATCCTCTCAACACGAGGACcatgcccgccgccgtcaaggcgagctccggcctcgacgtcctctGCCACTCGCTCGAGTCCTGGACGGCCATTCCCTACAACGAGAggacgcctcggccggcgaaTCCCATCATGAGGCCCGCCTACCAGGGCGCCAACCCGATTTCTGACATCTTTTCCTTCCATGCCCTCCGTTCGACCGTCAAATACCTGCCCCGCGCCGTCAAGGACCCCGACGACTTCGAGGCCCAGAGCGAGATGCTCTTCGCCGCAACCATGGCTGGCGTCGGTTTCGGAAACGCAGGTGTCCACCTGTGCCACG GAATGTCGTACCCGATTTCTGGGCAAAACCCGGGATACAAGCACGAAGGCTACGAAGTCTCGGTCCCCATCATCCCGCATGGCGTTTCCGTTGCCGTCTCCGCCCCTGCCGTTTTCCGCTTCACTGGTGCGTCCAATCCGGAGCGGCACCTCCAAGCGGCCGAAGCTTTCGGTGTCGACATTTCCAACGTGAAGAGGGAGAGCGCAGGCGAAGTCCTCGCGGAGGCTCTGACCAAATTCCTCGCCGATCTCGGTGACCAGCCAAAGGGACTGAAGGAGCTCGGCTTCGGTCCTGAGCACATTGATGCtctcgtcgagggcaccATACCGCAGGCACGCGTCCTGATGTTCGCCCCGGGCCTCtccaaggagctcgaggccgaaaGGGACCAGCTGCGTAGGCTGTTTGAGGATGCCATGACCCATTAA